One region of Triticum aestivum cultivar Chinese Spring chromosome 6B, IWGSC CS RefSeq v2.1, whole genome shotgun sequence genomic DNA includes:
- the LOC123133969 gene encoding ESX-1 secretion-associated protein EspI isoform X1, with the protein MPPPHPHAHQPPEPPPPLARSPDAGAAASSCALVGRRSRRLLPRARRRPEPPPPPTRPPDAGAAALPARSPATGRSNPTAGSCRRCQVPSRQIPLPQPGPNYRFQPPLMGEGPLMQDTSRCFVVVPWMTTKAATRDPPHSGQRSNQQKWVTAHHLRTIQHRSTPENIEISLLPKALYHPVCPIRLVTTVLHLSRHSITKALQKWT; encoded by the exons ATGCCACCACCTCACCCGCATGCTCAccagccgccggagccgccgccccctctcgcgcGCTCGCcggacgccggagccgccgcctcctcctgcgcTCTCGTcggacgccggagccgccgcctcctcccgcgcgCTCGCCGGAGGCCTGAGCCGCCACCTCCTCCCACGCGCCCGCcggacgccggagccgccgccttgcCCGCGCGGTCGCCGGCTACCGGGCGCTCCAATCCCACCGCCGGTTCCTGCCGCCGTTGCCAGGTCCCCAGCCGCCAGATCCCGCTGCCGCAGCCGGGTCCCAACTACCGGTTCCAGCCGCCACTGATGGGGGAAGGGCCGCTGATGCAGGACACCTCCCGATGCTTTGTCGTCGTGCCATGGATGACCACGAAAGCTGCCACTCGGGATCCCCCGCACTCAG GGCAACGCTCCAACCAGCAAAAATGGGTCACCGCCCATCATCTGCGCACCATCCAACACAGATCGACGCCAGAAAACATTGAGATCTCCCTCCTCCCTAAGGCTCTCTACCATCCT GTCTGTCCCATTCGTTTGGTCACCACGGTGCTCCATTTGAGCCGCCATAGCATCACAAAAGCTCTTCAAAAATGGACCTGA
- the LOC123133969 gene encoding homeobox protein Hox-A4 isoform X2 translates to MPPPHPHAHQPPEPPPPLARSPDAGAAASSCALVGRRSRRLLPRARRRPEPPPPPTRPPDAGAAALPARSPATGRSNPTAGSCRRCQVPSRQIPLPQPGPNYRFQPPLMGEGPLMQDTSRCFVVVPWMTTKAATRDPPHSGQRSNQQKWVTAHHLRTIQHRSTPENIEISLLPKALYHPVGLSHSFGHHGAPFEPP, encoded by the exons ATGCCACCACCTCACCCGCATGCTCAccagccgccggagccgccgccccctctcgcgcGCTCGCcggacgccggagccgccgcctcctcctgcgcTCTCGTcggacgccggagccgccgcctcctcccgcgcgCTCGCCGGAGGCCTGAGCCGCCACCTCCTCCCACGCGCCCGCcggacgccggagccgccgccttgcCCGCGCGGTCGCCGGCTACCGGGCGCTCCAATCCCACCGCCGGTTCCTGCCGCCGTTGCCAGGTCCCCAGCCGCCAGATCCCGCTGCCGCAGCCGGGTCCCAACTACCGGTTCCAGCCGCCACTGATGGGGGAAGGGCCGCTGATGCAGGACACCTCCCGATGCTTTGTCGTCGTGCCATGGATGACCACGAAAGCTGCCACTCGGGATCCCCCGCACTCAG GGCAACGCTCCAACCAGCAAAAATGGGTCACCGCCCATCATCTGCGCACCATCCAACACAGATCGACGCCAGAAAACATTGAGATCTCCCTCCTCCCTAAGGCTCTCTACCATCCTGTAG GTCTGTCCCATTCGTTTGGTCACCACGGTGCTCCATTTGAGCCGCCATAG